ACAAATAATTTCAAACATAGTTTATCGAAAATTAGCTTATTCAGTCGGTCAACGGCATTTTTTGCAATATTATACATCGACTGAAATTATATGATTAATTTTGACCCGCCTTTTGTTCTCCCAATAATTTCCTTTTCACTATATAATGTTGTTCTTAAGATGTAAAAAATTATAGAATCTTTTTCTTCATTTATAACTTTTCTTAGTTCAACTTTCAGTTTTTCAAATTTTGCCTTGGTTATTTCTCCTTCAAGCACAGAGTTTTGAATCCAATCAAGATATTTCCTACTTATTTTTAGGACTTTATTTACTCTTTCTTCAGCTATATCATATACCATTATTAAATAAATTTGTTGCTCCAATCAAGTATTATCAATTACCACTCAGCAAGAAACGGTTCATATTCTTCTTCTCCCATTAGATGTTTTTCTATTTTATAGAGTTCGAGTCTTAAAAGTCTTCTATAAGAAACATCTTTCCCGATTTTTCTATATTTTACTGTTGTTGAAAGCCTTTCATCAAATTTTTCTATAAAAGCTGCCCGACCTTGTTCTTTAAGATATAATCCTCCAAGGGAGTTATCAAAATCTTTAGGTTTTATAATTCCTTTATTTAAAAGGTAGAAGATCATTCTATCAACAATTATTGGTTTAAAGACTTCTGAAACATCAAGATTCAATGTAAATCTTCTAAAGTTTGTTGCATGTAAATATCCAATTCTTGGGTCTAAATGTGTTTTATAAATTTCTGAAAGAATTGTCGTATAAAGAAGGGTGTTGCCGAAACTTATAAGAGCATTCAGCCTGTTTTTGGGGGGTCTTTTACTCCTTTCCTCCATTGCAAAGTTTTCATCATTAATAATTGAATCAAAGGCACTATAGTATATTTCTCTAATATTTCCTTCTATTGCCATAAGTTGATTGATATCGTTTTGAGAAGTTATAAGTTGCTTTAAATTGGCAATTTTTTCTAAAGTTGAAGAAAGATCAACGCTTCGAGAATTATAATAACTTATGACTTTCTCCATATTTCTTACTCCGCCTGCAACAAACTTTCTTGCAAGAACGAGTCTTTTTATAGGATCAATGTAATGTTCTGCTTGTTTTAGAATCATGAAACCAGAGTTATAGTGCTCTCTAGGATAATATGTCCCTACATAATACCCATAATAGTTGTAAAAATGGAGTAAAATCTCTTTTTGAGAGAAAAATTCAAGCACGTCCTTATTTATTGTTACCTCTCCAAAAATATGGATTTCAATGGTATTTTCAATTGGAACAAATTTCTTCAAATCATTTTCCCCTTCAAAGTATATTGTATTGTCCTTTCTTTTTAATGTGCCATTTGAAAAAACAAAAATTGTGCCTTTCATGACCAGCAAAACTCCCTATAAGCGCAATTAGTGCAAAATCTGCTCTTTTCCTTTTTGGGAGGAGTATCACTCATTATAATTTTTTCTATCTCTTCCGTTGCAACTTTTAATTCCTCTTCTAATTCTTTATTAAGTTTAACAGGTATCTTTTTTCGCTCTTTCGGAACTAAAACCTCACCGTTTGCGTCGATTCCATTTTCTCTTAACTTTAATAGATAAAAAGAAAGTTGCATAATCGATGGTTTTTCAAATTTGGAAGATTTTTTAACTTCTCCAATTAGAATATCTTCTCCATCCTTTTTGACAAGGTCAATTTTTATGTTACCAAGATCTAAACCCTTATTCTCCCTTTTGTAAAAATTTTCCTCTATCATTCTGCCAATTTCAATAAAAGAATTGTCTTGATCTGGAGTTAATTCTCTTGCCATAAACCAAACTTCACGTTTACAGACAAAGTAATACCAGATTAGTGTTCCTGATATATTCATATTATAATTGTCTCCCCTCGGTGTTGTTTTCTTTTAAAACCAGTTTCGATATTGTAGTATTTCTCAAGTTTTTCAAAGGGGACATATCCCAGATCATTATCTTGTGCTATTTCAAATAAAGAAAAATCGTCTTTATCAACCCTAACTGATATTAAGTATTTTTCAAAATCTTGCTTTATTTTAAGTAGTGCATTTTTCTTCTCCCATCTACTAAAATTTTCATTATTAACTATTGAAAGATATTTGTTCCAAATTTCTTTTGCTTGTTTATCGACTTCAACAAAGATAGGAAACACTTTTTCTTCTTTTATTAGTTTAAAATTGGCAACTGTATCTCTTCTAAAAGGATCAAAGAAACATAAATCTAAAATAGCATTATAAATATCCTCTGATTCTTGTGAAGATCTCCTACGCTTGCTTTCTTTAAAATATTCATCAATTAAGTTGCAAAACTCCTCTTCTTCTATTTGTGATTTGTCTCTTAAGATCTTAAAAGAAATATCTGGTGATATCTTTCTATAAACCATCCCAGCAAATGAATTTCCATCTTCTTTAAGGTAAACAATTTTTACAACGCCAATTTCATTTCTAAATTCTCTATTACATCTCCCTGCTACCTGAACAATTGAATCAAATGGACCTATGTCTCTTATTACTGTATCAAAATCCAAATCAACACCTGCTTCAATTACTTGCGTTGAAATAACGATAAGGCTAGTATCTTTCTCTGCCATCTCTAAAAATCTTTCGTAATTATTTTCAAGTATTTCTTTTTCAAAACTGTCTTTTAATTCTTTTTGCAAAGTTTCTTTTCCTATTTTTCTTTTGAATGCTTCCTTATATTTGAGGAAAATTTTTATTTCTGTAATTCTTTTTAATCTGTCTAAGGGGGTGATGTTTGTTGAAAGATAATAGATGATACCGTTTTGAATTGAACTTTTAAGTAATTCAAATATCTCTATAGAAGATCCAATTGTATTCAACACTATAAGATATGACGAGTAAGGGCTATTTCTGTAAAGGTCTATAAAGTATTCTTTAAGTGTCTCAATAGAATTTATATTTAATGCTGGCATAAGGGTTACCCTCTTAAACTTTTTAAAGTATTTTGAATGATTGTCTAATAATTCAGTTGCATCTTTTTCCTCAAAGATTAAAGTACGTGTAGCTGTCATTAAAATGATATAGCAGTTAAGGAAATTTGCTAAATTCTTTAATACATTTTCAACAAGATCCCAGTATTCAATTGGAATGTTTTGAACCTCGTCAAGAATGATAATGCTTCTTGCAATATTATGAAATTTTTTAAGGAATCTATTTTTAAAACCAATTATTGTATAGAGAAATTGAATAAATGTTGTAACAATCACTTCAGATTCCCACGATTCCAGAAGAAGAAGCGCTTCTTCAACTTCTTTGAATTCGTTCCCTTCTTCATAAGAAATCTTTGAAAGATGGTGGTGCTCAATGATATAATTTGATGCATTCTCTTTAAAATCTTCAATATTTGAAAGGACATTTTGAAGTATTTTAAAGTTCTGCTGAATAATTGAGATAAACGGAAGAGAGTAAATAATTCGAGGGGTGTATCCAAACTCCTTTGCTATTCTGTTTCTCAGTTTTATTGCAAAAGAAAATGAAGTTAAAGTTTTTCCTGAACCAGTAGGCGAAGTGAGTGTGTATATCCTTTTAGAAAGATCTAAGCCTTCTACTTTTGATACGACGTTTTGATATATTTCTTCGCGCATGAGATTTAGATCACTTATGGGAGAAATTGAAAATACCTTTTTCTTATAAATATCTACAATATCATCTGGAATGAATCTTCTATCGACATCTTTAACTTTACCTGCGCACTTTTTGTCTGCATCAATAAGAGAAGAGAAAAGAGAAAGTATAAGTAAGGAAATCTTAACTTTATTTCCATCATCTCTATTATAAAAATAAATTTCTTTAGAAAGTTCATATATAATATTTTGGGATGCGCTTTTGTTTTGTAAGGCACTTTCGAACTCTTCAATGGTCAGATTCA
Above is a genomic segment from Caldisericaceae bacterium containing:
- the cas1b gene encoding type I-B CRISPR-associated endonuclease Cas1b yields the protein MKGTIFVFSNGTLKRKDNTIYFEGENDLKKFVPIENTIEIHIFGEVTINKDVLEFFSQKEILLHFYNYYGYYVGTYYPREHYNSGFMILKQAEHYIDPIKRLVLARKFVAGGVRNMEKVISYYNSRSVDLSSTLEKIANLKQLITSQNDINQLMAIEGNIREIYYSAFDSIINDENFAMEERSKRPPKNRLNALISFGNTLLYTTILSEIYKTHLDPRIGYLHATNFRRFTLNLDVSEVFKPIIVDRMIFYLLNKGIIKPKDFDNSLGGLYLKEQGRAAFIEKFDERLSTTVKYRKIGKDVSYRRLLRLELYKIEKHLMGEEEYEPFLAEW
- the cas2 gene encoding CRISPR-associated endonuclease Cas2, which translates into the protein MVYDIAEERVNKVLKISRKYLDWIQNSVLEGEITKAKFEKLKVELRKVINEEKDSIIFYILRTTLYSEKEIIGRTKGGSKLII
- the cas4 gene encoding CRISPR-associated protein Cas4 → MNISGTLIWYYFVCKREVWFMARELTPDQDNSFIEIGRMIEENFYKRENKGLDLGNIKIDLVKKDGEDILIGEVKKSSKFEKPSIMQLSFYLLKLRENGIDANGEVLVPKERKKIPVKLNKELEEELKVATEEIEKIIMSDTPPKKEKSRFCTNCAYREFCWS
- a CDS encoding CRISPR-associated endonuclease Cas3'' — protein: MEFYSHIEKVGSVVVSKTLLKDHLREVGEKSSDYFFFTDQRILSNISYFVGLCHDFGKYTTFFQERLLGESKNSSLGDHSFISAIFTAWVFSKKLDEFKELEESILRFLPLITFFVVYHHHSDLTSLEDIDNKLQDNISLENVKKQIQNLKENETAINVELKEIGLNLTIEEFESALQNKSASQNIIYELSKEIYFYNRDDGNKVKISLLILSLFSSLIDADKKCAGKVKDVDRRFIPDDIVDIYKKKVFSISPISDLNLMREEIYQNVVSKVEGLDLSKRIYTLTSPTGSGKTLTSFSFAIKLRNRIAKEFGYTPRIIYSLPFISIIQQNFKILQNVLSNIEDFKENASNYIIEHHHLSKISYEEGNEFKEVEEALLLLESWESEVIVTTFIQFLYTIIGFKNRFLKKFHNIARSIIILDEVQNIPIEYWDLVENVLKNLANFLNCYIILMTATRTLIFEEKDATELLDNHSKYFKKFKRVTLMPALNINSIETLKEYFIDLYRNSPYSSYLIVLNTIGSSIEIFELLKSSIQNGIIYYLSTNITPLDRLKRITEIKIFLKYKEAFKRKIGKETLQKELKDSFEKEILENNYERFLEMAEKDTSLIVISTQVIEAGVDLDFDTVIRDIGPFDSIVQVAGRCNREFRNEIGVVKIVYLKEDGNSFAGMVYRKISPDISFKILRDKSQIEEEEFCNLIDEYFKESKRRRSSQESEDIYNAILDLCFFDPFRRDTVANFKLIKEEKVFPIFVEVDKQAKEIWNKYLSIVNNENFSRWEKKNALLKIKQDFEKYLISVRVDKDDFSLFEIAQDNDLGYVPFEKLEKYYNIETGFKRKQHRGETIII